A region of Arabidopsis thaliana chromosome 5, partial sequence DNA encodes the following proteins:
- a CDS encoding Defensin-like (DEFL) family protein (Defensin-like (DEFL) family protein; LOCATED IN: endomembrane system; BEST Arabidopsis thaliana protein match is: Defensin-like (DEFL) family protein (TAIR:AT4G14276.1); Has 48 Blast hits to 46 proteins in 4 species: Archae - 0; Bacteria - 0; Metazoa - 0; Fungi - 0; Plants - 48; Viruses - 0; Other Eukaryotes - 0 (source: NCBI BLink).) → MVRTNVVSFVLFAAIVLCILYGQKHIAPWIFEDKSICCKEHPSVGRCLPGIDDDAEKDGKCWKFCIEGCETGGFCKLFEHKHICHCNCSG, encoded by the exons atggTTAGAACAAATGttgtctcttttgttttatttgctGCTATTGTATTATGTatactat ATGGACAAAAACACATCGCACCCTGGATATTTGAAGACAAATCGATATGTTGTAAAGAACATCCGAGTGTTGGAAGGTGTCTTCCAGGCATCGATGATGATGCTGAGAAGGATGGGAAATGCTGGAAATTTTGTATTGAAGGGTGCGAAACAGGAGGTTTTTGCAAACTTTTtgaacataaacatatatgtcATTGCAATTGTTCCGGTTAA